In Alphaproteobacteria bacterium, the genomic window CTGGCGGAGTACATCTTGACGTCCCTGTCCGCGCCTGAAGCGCAGTTCCAGGCCCAGCCGCCTTCACCCTCGACATTGAAGATAAATCCGATTTCGCCGCCGCCGCCCGCCGTCATCGCCCTGAACGCTCCCGGGCATTTTTCCACCGGCACCGCTTCCTCGGCGTCCAGCGTGCCCGCCTCGACCTGCTGGTTGATGCCGCTGCTGCCGTTTACCTTGAACGCCGCGCCGATCATCTCTGGAATGTAACGGCCAATAATCCCGAGTTGCGCCAGCGCCGCCCGCTTCGTCGCGCCCGCCGGCGTAATCTTGCAGATACCGTTCAGACCCCGCTTCAGACCGTCCTCGCAGGGCTTGCCCTTATCGGTGATCTTGCAGGCGCGCTGCCCCTCGCCGCCGCAGCTGACGCATACGCCGCCGCGCCCGGTCGAGCCCACCTCGCATTGCCGGCCGGCCTTGAGCACGCGGCAGGCGGTCTCGCCAACGCCGCCACAGGGCTTGCAATAACCGTTATTGTCCGGTTCAAAACTGCCCCGACACGGGAAGCCCGCGACGAGTTTCGGGCAGGCCTTCTGGTCCGGGCCGCCGCAATACTGGCAGATGCCGTCGATTTTCTTGAGGTCACCGGTGCATTGCGCGCCCGCCTTCAGCGCCCGGCAAGCCGGTTGCCCGTTACCGCCGCAGGGCCGGCAACGGCCGCCATTGTCGGGCTCATAACTGCCGCGGCAGGGATAGCCGCTGGCGATCTTCGGACAGGCCCATTCGTTCGGACCGCCGCAGGACTGGCAGGTGCCGTTGATTTTTGTCAAATTGCTGTCGCACTGCTTGCCGGACTTCAGCACGGGGCAGGCCGGTTGACCGCGAGCGCCGCACGGGTTGCAGACCCCGCCGATATTCACCAGGTCGCCCTCGCATTGCTTGCCCGCCTTCAATACCGGGCAGGCCTTTTCACCCCGACCGCCGCAGCGGTGACAGGAGCCGTCGATCTTCGTCAGGCCGCTGTCGCATTGCTTGCCCGCCTTCAGCGCCCGGCAGGCCTTTTGCCCGTCGCCGCCGCATGATCTGCAATAGCCGTTACTGTCCGGCTCATAACTGCCCTTGCAGGGGTATCCGCTCTTGATCTTCGGGCAGGCCTTCTCGCCGCCGCCGCCGCAACTGGCGTAACACCGCCCGTCGATTTTAATGCCGGTAAAGCAGGGTTTCCCCTTCGCCGATTTCGGGCAGGCGCGCTCGCCATTTTCGCCGCACTTCCGGCAGGTATTGCCAAATTTTCCAAGGCCTTCGTCACAGATCCGCCCCTTGTATATGACCGGACAAGGCGGTTGCCCTTCGGCGCTGCATTCGCTTTTTTTTGGCAGTTTGGCATCCGCCACGCCGGGCGACATCACCGTCAGAACGAGACACAGGAACAACGTCTTGATCAGTAATCCGAATATCGTCCGTCCGTGCTGCATGCCATTTCCCCTTCACGCCAATTCAACCAGCGGCCAGACCGTAACTTTCGCAAAAACCAGCTGTCGGGGAAATGGGTAGCGTTACCCAATCGCCCCGGACCACGCCGTTACCTGTTCATACTGCCCCCGCATCGTCCAGCAACCCGTCCCGCAGCGCCCGCGCCATCAGTTCCGCCACCGACCGCACGTCCAGCTTCGCCATCAGGCTGGCCCGGTGTTTTTCCGCGGTGCGCGGGCTGATGCCCTGGGCTTCGGCGATCTCCTTCGTTGTCCGTCCACGCAGCACCATGTGCAGCGTCTGCCGCTCGCGCCGCGTCAATGTCGCGGCCTCGGGCTGCCCGCGGATGAGATCGAGACATTCCGGTGCAATGAACTTTCCGCCGCGCAGGATCAGCGGCAGCTTTTCATACAGCAGCCCGTTCGGCCCGCCCTTGGCGAACATGCCGTCAACGCCGGCCTCGACAAGCTGGCCCAGGACTCCGCCCGCCATGACTGAGGAAAACACGACGGTCTTCGTTGCCGGGCTCCACCGGCGGATTTCGTTGAATACCTCCGCCCCGCCTGACAGCGGCATGGTCAGGTCGAGCAGCAGCAGATCCGGTCGGTGCTGCTTTACGACGGCCAGGGTCTCGAAGCCGTCGCCGGCCTCGGCCACGACATGCAGCCCCGTATCCTCCACGACACCCGGCGTTTCCAGCGCCACGCGCAGCCCCGCGCGGACGATTTCATGATCATCCGCGATCACGACGGTAAAGCGGTCGTCCGGCCCTTTCGCGGCCAGCATTCCATGCGCATCCATGCCCTGTGAAATACCGGAATAAGCCGCATTTGAAAACCGCCCCGCAGCAGAAACGTCACTCGCCCGGCGCGCGCGGCGCCAGAACGGCGAAGCCCGTGCCTTGCCCGGCGATACTGCGGGAACACAATTCCAGACCGTTTTCCGCCGCAAGTTCGCCGACAATGGACAGACCAAGCCCGTCACCCCCGGATTCCGCGCCCTTCGCACCCGCCGTCATGGCCGCCTCCACGTTGCCGCCGGGGAACCCCTGACCGTCATCGGCCACGACCAGCCGCAGGTCCATCGCACGCGGGCGAACGCCAACGAGAATCCGCCGCGCCCCCGAATGCGCGATGGCGTTAGACACCAGGTTGGACGCAATCCGCATCAGCACCATTGCCGGCGCGTGGAACCGCGCCGTGCTGGCGACGAATCGCAGGTCGATCCCCCGCGCGCGCGCCTCCGCGCCAAACATCCGTTCCAGCATGGATAACAGCAGTCCCGCCGGAACGGTTTCCGCCACCGTATCCGACAGGGATTCCCC contains:
- a CDS encoding response regulator transcription factor is translated as MLAAKGPDDRFTVVIADDHEIVRAGLRVALETPGVVEDTGLHVVAEAGDGFETLAVVKQHRPDLLLLDLTMPLSGGAEVFNEIRRWSPATKTVVFSSVMAGGVLGQLVEAGVDGMFAKGGPNGLLYEKLPLILRGGKFIAPECLDLIRGQPEAATLTRRERQTLHMVLRGRTTKEIAEAQGISPRTAEKHRASLMAKLDVRSVAELMARALRDGLLDDAGAV